From one Rosa rugosa chromosome 4, drRosRugo1.1, whole genome shotgun sequence genomic stretch:
- the LOC133745716 gene encoding protein PHOSPHATE-INDUCED 1-like yields the protein MVSSASKQVFSFVLLLSLFHFSSAARSLAETNSDQTQQPILFQYHNGPLLTGKISINLIWYGKFKPSQRAIVSDFITSLSTSSPSINQPSVSTWWKSIEKYYLSNAKKTSSVSLSLGNQILDESYSLGKSLSVGTQIKQLAAKGGQSNAINVVLTSSDVLIDGFCSSRCGTHGSSKSSFIRGKSSKFAYIWVGNSETQCPGQCAWPFHQPIYGPQTTPLVAPNNDVGVDGMIINLASLLAGTVTNPFGNGFYQGPKEAPLEAASACPGVYGKGAYPGYAGDLLVDATTGASYNANGLSGKKYLLPALFDPSTSTCSTLV from the coding sequence ATGGTTTCTTCTGCTTCCAAACAAGTCTTTTCCTTtgttctgcttctctctctgttCCATTTTAGCTCAGCAGCTAGGAGCCTTGCTGAGACCAACTCAGATCAAACCCAACAGCCTATACTCTTCCAATACCACAATGGCCCTCTTCTCACTGGCAAAATCTCCATCAATTTGATCTGGTATGGCAAATTCAAGCCTTCCCAGCGCGCAATTGTTTCCGATTTCATCACCTCCCTTTCCACTTCTTCTCCATCTATAAACCAACCATCAGTTTCTACATGGTGGAAATCCATAGAGAAATACTACCTCTCCAATGCCAAGAAAACCTCATCTGTTTCCCTCTCATTGGGTAACCAGATCCTCGATGAGAGCTACTCTCTGGGCAAGTCCCTATCTGTTGGAACACAGATCAAACAGCTGGCAGCTAAGGGTGGCCAGAGTAATGCCATCAATGTTGTTTTGACCTCATCAGATGTTCtaattgatgggttttgctctAGCAGATGTGGTACACATGGGTCTTCAAAGAGCTCTTTCATCAGAGGCAAGAGCTCCAAGTTTGCTTACATCTGGGTCGGAAACTCCGAGACCCAATGCCCGGGTCAATGTGCTTGGCCATTCCACCAACCTATCTATGGACCACAGACCACACCTTTGGTGGCACCCAACAACGATGTCGGTGTGGACGGTATGATCATCAATCTAGCTAGTCTTTTGGCTGGGACCGTGACCAACCCTTTTGGAAATGGGTTCTACCAGGGTCCCAAAGAGGCTCCATTAGAGGCTGCTTCGGCTTGTCCCGGTGTCTATGGGAAAGGAGCATATCCTGGTTATGCTGGAGACCTCTTGGTTGATGCTACAACTGGTGCTAGCTACAATGCAAATGGTTTGAGTGGGAAGAAGTACTTGCTTCCTGCTTTGTTTGACCCCTCAACCTCAACTTGTTCTACTCTTGTTTGA
- the LOC133746322 gene encoding protein PHOSPHATE-INDUCED 1-like, with translation MVFSASKQLFSFVLLLSLFHISSAARSLAETSDQTQQPILFQYHNGPLLTGKISINLIWYGKFKPSQRAIVSDFITSLSTSSPSTNQPSVATWWKSIEKYSHLSNVKKTSSLSLSLSNQILDESYSLGKSLSVGKHIKQLAAKGGQSNVINVVLTSSDVLIDGFCSSKCGTHGSSKSSFIRGKSSKFAYIWVGNSETQCPGQCAWPFHQPIYGPQSPPLVAPNNDVGLDGMIINLAGLLAGTVTNPFGNGFYQGPKEAPLEAASACPGVYGKGAYPGYAGDLLVDATTGASYNANGLSGKKYLLPALFDPSTSTCSTLV, from the coding sequence ATGGTTTTTTCTGCTTCCAAACAACTCTTTTCCTTtgttctgcttctctctctgttCCATATTAGCTCAGCAGCTAGGAGCCTTGCTGAGACCTCAGATCAAACCCAACAGCCTATACTCTTCCAATACCACAATGGCCCTCTTCTCACTGGCAAAATCTCCATCAATTTGATCTGGTATGGCAAATTCAAGCCTTCCCAGCGCGCAATTGTTTCCGATTTCATTACCTCCCTTTCCACTTCTTCTCCATCTACAAACCAACCATCAGTGGCTACATGGTGGAAATCCATAGAGAAATACTCCCACCTCTCCAATGTCAAGAAAACCTCATCTCTTTCCCTCTCATTGAGTAACCAAATCCTCGATGAGAGCTACTCTCTGGGCAAGTCCCTATCTGTTGGAAAACACATCAAACAGTTGGCAGCCAAGGGTGGCCAGAGTAATGTCATCAATGTTGTTTTAACCTCATCAGATGTTCtaattgatgggttttgctctAGCAAATGTGGTACACATGGGTCTTCAAAGAGCTCTTTCATCAGAGGCAAGAGCTCCAAGTTTGCTTACATCTGGGTCGGAAACTCCGAGACCCAATGCCCGGGTCAGTGTGCTTGGCCATTCCATCAGCCAATTTACGGACCACAATCTCCACCTTTGGTTGCACCCAACAATGATGTGGGTTTGGACGGTATGATCATCAATCTAGCTGGCCTTTTGGCGGGGACAGTGACCAACCCTTTTGGAAATGGGTTCTACCAGGGTCCCAAAGAGGCTCCATTAGAGGCTGCTTCGGCTTGTCCCGGTGTCTATGGGAAAGGAGCATATCCTGGTTATGCTGGAGACCTCTTGGTTGATGCTACAACTGGTGCTAGCTACAATGCAAATGGTCTGAGTGGGAAGAAGTACTTGCTTCCTGCTCTGTTTGATCCCTCAACCTCGACTTGTTCGACTCTTGTTTGA